CAGACGAATGAGACGCTGCAGCTGATACTGTGAGTACAGCTCAACTCATGCTTCCCTTTCATGCTACATGGGGACactatactttatatattttactggccaaactatagatatttatatattatttattttaattattatgattttatgttattatgtaattatttaattaattaatatatatatatatatatatatatatatatatatatatatatatatatatatatatatatatatatatattataatattattattatttttttttttttcttctttttgtatttttagatgtTGCAGCTGTTCGGCTGTGTCGTAGCATTGGAAATAATCTCTGCGGCATGATGGGCTGCTCTCTCTCTTCATGTTTCACTCCAGTAGATATGCTCTTTTTTCACATCTGCATTCAGGACATCCCATCCAGAGGTGTTTCTTACACTAAAAAATagtaacatatttttttcagtccATTATTTCTGCCCTAtgtctattaaaattaaaagtgtctcataaatatgtttactcatcctcttttttttatttacaaatttgacCAGCATCAGCACTTGTTTTAATGACTCATCACTACCATATCGCCAGCATGTTAACATGTTTACATTTCTTTAACAGACATTTCCACCCTTGATGTATTTGCTgcaggttttgttttttatttgtacaacATCAAGCTGCCTCGTGACAGATCACCATGAGTTTATGGTATTAGCAGTTTGCAGCTGACCCATTGTTACTCATAAGCCACTTTTCTCAGGACTTTTTGTAGATCTGAAAGGACTGAATTCTAATAATGTGGTAACACCAGGTTTACAGCAATGACGTAACAAACTTAATTTAGTTCAGCTGAATTTCCACACAGGGTCTAGGTCATGTTGGAGATGTTTTAGCACATGTTTTGAGCCTCTGTCATATGAGGCTTAATTATGAACTGTATTCAGATGTTTTGTTCCACTTTTTCCTTAAGACTGTGTGTTAATTGGGCTCGGATACAGTGTAATACTTATAAGTATGCCTCATGACCTGATAATGATATTAAaaagaatttatattattaatgtctgtagtatgtatttattcattctttgtGGTGTGCAGAGATACTGAGAACTCATTCAGCACAAAGTTTTTGtgctcaaagtttttttttttttttttctcacttggATAAGTTTTAGGTAAACAGATTTTGAGGTTTACTTTTGCTTATTGTGCATTTATGTCCAGCATCTAGCATTCATTTAATAACTATTATGCATTGATTGACAGCTTATATTTAGCAAATTACAAGTTCCAAAATACATTTTCTTGAACTTTTTGCTATTTCATCATGGTTTACTCTGATTGGTAGCGCTTTAAATTGAATAttcttaaaacatttacaaagtgaTGAGGTAGCAAGCAGAaggatatatgtatttttaagcatggggaaaataaaaatgcttttgttataATGCAATTATTTGGTAGCATTTTTGataaacacactgtaaaatacCACATAACctacatcacaattaaaataccAAAGAACAACTCATAGAAGACAAtgaactttttcttttatttattacaaatgtacAGCTTATGAGTCTTTATTACGATTTAAATGGTTTTGCTtagtcttttatttaatttctatattttacagGTAGCCTCTGCTAAACAAATTTCTCCCATCAGTTATTCTCTCATGTAAGAACCACGTGATAAAGAACAGTCATAACAAGTATAGTGCAGCCAGTATGACTGATCACggaagtgtgttgtgtgtgtgcattaatctatttaaaaataatttcaccgGTGCATTATGTGAGCAAAGTATGCATCTGCAGCAGGATGTCCGGGAAAATCTACAAACTACTCTAAAAGGAATCAGATTGAGAGTTGGACATATGTGTGTAATGACTTCCTTTCTCTGATATCTCTCTGAATTTAGTGCTTATTAAATAATGGCCCAAGCTCTTTCTCCCAAGTCATTACCACAGTAAACCATCCTGACATATTTAGTGGAAAACTAACAATCTGGGGGGAATGCATACACTGTTTTACTCACCATGTGCTTCTAGTGTGGAAGAGCGAGACGCCAGTCACATGATTAAATTACTGATTAAAGTCAGTCTAGCAGATGTGCAAAGGCAATGATCAGAGATTTTCAGACAATCTTTTTGACACGTTACCAGGGGACGCTAACATTATCCCATTCCCCAAGTTAAAGAAACAAAAggcaagaatgaaaaaaaaaaaaaaaggcttaactTAAAAGGCTGGTGGGTAAAACCGATATGGAAAACAACAGGAAGTTTAAGGCTCGTAGCATGACGTCTAAAATGCAAAGTAAATGTACAACAAATACTTGGTTTGATCGCGCTCGCGCACACAGATGTTCATCTACATGTGCGTACGTACTGGAAGCTTCAGTTCAACTCCCATGAACATCAACATTTCCCACAATTTTCAAAAGTGAGCCCGATCGCCCCGACTGGTGCCACAGAATGTGACTTCACTGGTCCTGTTGAGGCAGACGGACATGTGAAGTGTTTTCCCTGTGACCGTATGTGAAATGTTAGAGATGAGAACATTGATAGTGGTCATCTTCAACCATCAATATTCACATGCTTGTAGCTTATAGAACATAATAAAGGTCTTCTTACATTAATAACAcatatgcttgataaaaaaacatgaattataaaGAACAAAGAAATCAAATATTCTCAAAAGGAAAACAtacaaccaccacacacacaaaaagcctgGTCCTGAAGTGAAAACTCCACTAAACTGACGAAAAAGGCCATTCGATTATGTGCAGAAAATCAACATGTTGTGCTAAAGTGATGGTTTTGTCCTAACCTATAAGCTATAAGACAATGTGATGATTGTGCTAACACATTTGCGTTGTTCTGATACCGAAACCCACTAACGTAGGGATTGAGATGAGATGAACCAGGGTGAGACCTGGCAAGACTTTTCTGTACATCAACCCCAACCGCCGTCTTTGTGCTCCGAGACGAAAAAAGAGGGATCCGCAACTGTAGTGTCATCATTCCCCTCTGCTCCTTTGGCTAGTGTTCGACGTactttggaaaaaacaaaacaaataaaatgttgtatacagagtaaaacactgtgtgagtgAACCAGTGCTTCTACCACTGGAGGACGGGAGTGTTCTGGTTAGTGTTCACAGGTTTTTGTTCACTCCGTTAATGTTCGCAAAGCTCTGTGTGATTTCcaccaaaactaaataaaaaaaaatcaacagaagaCATCAATAATTGTAACAATAATACGAAACATAAGtcataatcattaaaataactcCAGTGTTGTTGTTTAAATTCAGTACATTTGTCCCAAGAGAAACAGGccaatggagcggcatttaaaaacactaaatcaaCTGAAATTGTGAACGATTAAATAAACGATTTAGGAGGAACGTGCTTGTGTGTTtcacaaagaaaaccaaaaatagCCAACCATGCGCTAACAGACCATCAGCACTGAATTGCGGGTGTGCCTGTGTAGTGTTTAGATGAAAGAAGATCCTCCTGACATACTGAAATAAGAGAAGAAAAGGAGTGTAAGGAAAAGCAGGCCGCTCCATTCGGCTTCTCCCAAACATTCCACATCTCTGCGTCCGGGTGGCCGCAGCTGGATTCGACACCATTTCTTTTCCCATCTTTTTGCCATCTACCTGACCAACGATTCCCAGCCGTCAGTTTTACTTAGTGTCTTGTTCTTTTCTCTTGTTTCTCAGTCTTTGCCCCTGCCCGGTGGACTCCAGTGTGCTGGGGGGGTCACTGTTTTTTCTCGCGGGTGGTGATGGTGACCAGCTGCTTGGCAGCTTTGGCAATGTCGTAGGCGCACTGGATGACCTGCTGGGTGAGGAGCTGGTAGTCCACCGTGCTGGCCGACGAGTCTGAGGGCGCCGCTTTACGACACTCCACCTGCAGGCGGGACGCACTGGCCGCCAGGAGCTTCAAGGAAGAGCGCACTGCATCTAGCGCTGGTCTCTGAGAGCAGCAGACAGAACAGATAGATTTAATGTGTCTGGTTGGATATCTTGAGGACAAGTATCAcaataagatgcatttatttaCCCTGGGAAACAGCGAGGCCATTTCTGTCACAGCTAAGTGGATCTTCTCTGAGCATGGCACAAAACTGCAACCAAAGACAGATTTCTTTCAAGATGTTCTCTAGTAGATCTTTGTTAACTTTTCATAATagtttatttctattaattatagCAAAATGACTTTGCATTCAGCTTGAGGAGTAAAAGTCCCTCATACCTGTCGTGTTTAAACTCCTGTGCAGCTCTCAGGAGCTCCTGGATGTTCTTGGTGACCTGCTCGGTTTTGAGGATGACGTCCTCTGTGCAGGGCAGCGTGGGGTCCGGCTCAGACTCTGTGTCATCCACATCCCCCCTGCTGTCCTCCTCACTGCTGCGTCCCacatccacataaaaaaaaaaaaaaaaaaaaaaaaaagaaaaatcatgaaCACACAATTAGACCTTCAAACTTACATTctaaaaaaaggaaatgtattGTCAGTGGGTTTTTAAGGTCTaagttattacaaataattaaaataaatacatattttgatatattttacaataaaataaaaaattgatgataataatgtttattataataataataataattattattattactatttattattactaattattataatactataataataattattagttaattagttaataacATTATACTGCATATTATATAGTAGAATGATATTTTCAGaagataaatatattacaattgtaatataaatattgcagtatcctgtactgtatgtggaatattttttaaaagtacaaaaagtgtttttattaaaagcacaacaaaaacactaaaatgaaagaataattctatatatatatatatatatattctatatatatatatatatatatatatatatagtaactatcaaataataaaaaataattcataataaaaatattttatttttgtaatattatttgcacttattattttaatatccaattattttataattagttTGCAATAACATCATATGGCATATTATATAGTATCTTATTTTTAAGAAGACAAATATATTACTCCTGTACAGTAAGAAAAtctaacattgaaaaaaatattattaatatataaattcatatgttatgtaaatacatgttaaaattaattaaaaaaaatattaattaataaaaataattatattcatatataaaaaatataacaatactaTAACAGCAATATATTTCTGTCTTAATTTCTTAAGacgtttatttttattacagtttttattactcTTCTCATTACAAATGAAATGCTGTAAACCTCTCTCCacaaatttcaaaagaaataagGCAAATGTAAAAAGATGCTGAATCTGGTGTGCTTTGTTTTTTATGGTAGTTTAATGTTAGCACTCACCCAAAGGAGACGTCATATGTTTGAGAGTTGTCATAGTCACTATCAGTTCCGCTCCCATATTTCTCTCCTGCTTTTGGAGGCTGGACAAGACAAACATGAGCAGAGGTCTGATACACATCACAGTCTGTATCTCCCATGTCAGTGTAGATATGAATGGAAAGAGGCTCTCACATTATATCGCCCGTCAGTGGAGGCTGACAGGTGTGGTCCTCCGTAGGGGGTGGGACCTGCAGGAGCGCCCTTTCGCACCTGAACATGAGCAGAATGAGATTAAGAGGAGGAGAAAAGCTGACAGACAGTCAGCAGGCAGAGGATGGAGAGGAAAGAAGCAGCTTTGATAGTCATTTCTGCACAGGCCTGTTAGATGTAAGGCAATCTGCAGCAAAACTGTTATACTAAAGACTGTTATTCTGTTAGTGTAGAGGTTTTTAAACAGCAAGATTCTTCATTAAGCTCAAAAGCAAAACTGAATTAACAGTGCAATAACACATCCTCTTCTCTGAACTAATGAAAACACTAAAAATAGACACTCACACATTAAAAGTCCAGGTAATAAAACAGACACAAAGGTGCATCCCAAATACACTAACCAcgactaataaaacaaaataagtctACACCACACTGCCAGCAATGACCCAAAAATGGGAAATTGCATAACCAAAACATGGCATATTTGCATAATTGCAAAAGCAATTAAAGCAAATCAAAACAAGGCAttcaaaagatattaaaatacatCCTACAGATCTATGAATATCCACAAACAGAGGATGATTTCTAATTTCAGCGCTGTCAGAAGCAGCACATTTCACTGCACACTACAAGATATCAGTTCATTAAGCATTTGACATGTGCCATGCAGATCAACTTCTTCGAGTTTCACTAATCAGGAAACCAATCAATCAGTTCTCTACACATTCCAGACATGTCATATTGCACAAGACAAGCATATATCTCCATGAGATCCTCTCTTGGCATTTCAACTATTTCAAGAAGAATACAATACAATGCATGCCACTTCTATCTTCCTATGCTAGATAGATATTATACAAGGCTTGTGTCTCAAAATGTATTGAGCTGCTTAGCTAAGCAACATTTTTGAGCATTATAGGCAAACCTGGTATTAACATACATTCTGGATGAGCCAGAGACAGACTGTGATCAGGTTTTGTTAGAGGATCtatgatattgtaataatatgaACCACATTaattaaatggataaatatattttgaatgttgatAAAGCTAAAGAATTAgcttttaaaagaattttaaaaagtaaaatgaaaacctCCCACAAAATAAAATTCCTGCACAttgataaatgtattaaaaagtaaataaataattctgcatgtcaataaatgtaatttaagaaaaagtgggagaaaaaaaattgcaaacaaaaaataaaataaataagatttgtttttttaaatcttccaaaataacatttctgcacattgataatattacagaaaataaaatgtagttaCTAAGCTTCTAGTGtggaatgttttaatttaaataagaacTTACGAATGGCTGGTGCAACCCTACCCAGGTGTATAAGAGACCCATGATGCTAAAAAATGCTGTTGATTTAGGCAGCACACTGAGTTTGGTGAGAATATCTAGAAAAAGAAAGGTATTATCAGGGCAGGAAGTCCTGTTTGGCCATAAGGTGGCGGTAGAGAGCAGTGAGTAAGCAGCAGCACACCAGTGTGGGCTCAGGGAagcagagggagaaagagagccCGACAGGAAAAGGAAGTTTAAAAAGATCAGGCCGGACACTTATGCTCACACTTACGGGGCTGAGAGGCTGCAGGCGGCCCGTCAGGGGGTCCAGGGCTGGGGTGAGAGCTTTGGGGGTGGTCCCCACGGGCTCATACATAGAGAAGGCTTGTCTATCCCGGCGGAGGGGGGCAGACGAGGGTGTATTTAGGCTGGAGTCTCCACCTACTCCTCTGCCACCACCCGTACCCCTTACCCCACCATGCCATAGCCCTGGGCCACCACCCCCGGTCAGAGCACCCCCAGCCCCAGCCTGGGCCCCCCGCAGCGCGCTGTTCTCCGTCTGCATCCGCGTGATCTACAGGGATGGAGGGGCATCACCgggagtcacacacacacatacacaaacacaagtaCCAAAGAAAACAACAGTTGCAGTGTGGACGGTTATGTCATGCTGGGGCTGATAAAATGGGGTTGTTCTGATGGACAGGAAGTGCAAGGTTGTCTGAACAAGGAGGGACTTCATTCTCAGTGGGAAGTACatggtattaatttattttgtcattacagaaataaattacattttattcaaaaaaaaaaaaaaaaagttatttcacattgtaataatatttgacaatattactgcttttattgtatttttgatcaaataaattcagccttggtgagcataagagatctctttttaaaaatcttaccgaccccaatcTTTCGAACattactgtttattaatactGTTCAGTTCTGTTTGATGGTTTGGTATCAGTTTGTGTAATGGTGAGCTGTAGTTTATGGCAGCATTTCATTTCTATCTGTGTGATATTGTCAACGTTAAAAAAAGGTACATTGTTTTAATACAGTGGATGGGCGTACCTCCTTCTGAAGCCTCCGCAGTTCCTCACTCAGGTTGTTGTTGACCTTCATGAGCTGCTGAACTTTGGCCTCTGAGGAGGCCAGTGCTTTCTTCACCTCCAGATATTCCTGTAGTGTGATGGGCCCATCTGACAGGTCCGACGAGTCCATGCTCTGATTGACACAACACATTTCACCAATCAAATCACAATATACTCTTTATTAACAATAAACAGCAGTAAAGGGAACAGATTTAAAGAAAGAGATTTCTGTCCCAAAAGATATACACAATaatgtatttcattaatttatttacactaccgttcagatgtctggagtcagtaagatttttttcttttttgaaagaaatctatattttttattcagcaagtatgaatTAAATAGATcgaaatgacagtaaaaacttgtacatgcaaaaaaaataaaattcagctttgccattacaagaataaatgacatattaaaatagaaaattgttcttttaaactgtaataatatttaacattattactgtacttttttatatttacacagactgtttgatGAAGCTGAGAGGTGCAATAATTAAATTTACACCataaaattgcaaatgcataaattattttataagattaaatgttttaaataattttttgcacatacaaataataattgttgggaaaaatgcaatgacacttttaaatatgaaaccaaactaccagtaggtggcggcaaatgactgtttaaatgagtgagtcatttagcCATTCATttaaccgattcattcaaatggtTGATCCATTCAGAAACGAAGTGGCTGACTTtatggccttgtcccaaatgTAACACTTCATGTGCATTTTCGGATTTACAATGGCCACTGCGTGCGCATGTCTGTGAAGTCCATGAGACCGTAGTATGTCCCATTCGTCATTTTAGCTTTCAAAAGAGTGCTTGGAAGCGTTACCTTTGCAGCCGCTATGCGCCATAGATACGCACTTCTGCCGAGCCCGCACTGGGGTGAGCTCCACAGCAGAGTTCAACCCGACATTTAAAGCGGCATTACGTCATGAAAgtgcggactcagaggaagaccgcgAGGGGTTaaggtgccatttgggacagggcctataAATGGGTtcctgaatcattgactcacttccGGTCCCTGGCCGGTCGATCAGTGCATCTcttaattttcacacaaaaaagtaaTTACTGTACAATATGACAAATAGCAGTGCTACTGGAGAAGGTTTTAAACCCCACATTCCTCAACCAGACAGTGAGGAATATGGGGTTTTCTTTGTGCTCTCTAACACTCAGCCATGTCACTTCCTGAATGTGGAGTGAGCATGCTCAGAAACAGCATCCTGTCTTCAACTGCAGTACAATGGTTTCACTGATCACAGCCTTGAAAAAGGGATGATGTCATTCTGCAAATATGAGGCAGGGCTGCTGTTGCTGCTCTTCCAGTGGTGCATGCTGGGACATGACAACACTGGGTTCTGTACCACTGAAGATACTAATTTGCTGGTCTGGCAAAACCAATATCAACATCTAACAAGGCATAACCTACAATAcaagaaattaaacatttcttaagATTCAGTGAAATATCTGAAGGTTTTAAGATGTTCCTCAACTCAATCAAATGGTTTCATTATTAAGAATGATGGAAGTCTGGATGGATGAACACAAATCTTCAGACAACTCGTAATTAGGATTAGGTGGAGTACATTTTCCTCAGGTAAACACCCAGTGAGTAAGTAAGGGTTTAGATGAGCTCACCTTGGCCCGGTTGTTGCGCTGAGTGTTGTTGTTATTCTGTGCGGTTAGATCGCTGTCTGTGTCTTCATCAGACGCTACGCTGTCATAATCGTGTTGGTCATCATCCGCCTGACTCAGATCCAGCGGGTCTGAAAAACAATAACCACAAAAATGAAAGATAACATCATTAATATGGGGAGGCAATGAAAGTCTCAAAAACTGCACAGGCTTAGCTATATCCATCTTTACTGAAGCTGTACTGTTAATATTTCACTAAAACCTGTAAGTTTGACAAATGCAATGTGGCCGCCTCACCTGTGGGGCTTGTCAGGCCTTTTCCATGCTGCCGTCGCTTGGCATCACTGAGAATGTCAATAATGAGGGTGGCGAACTCTCGTGCGTTAAAGCGAGCCAGTTTCTGTCGCCCCtaccaatgacaaaaaaaaaaaaaaaaaaaaaaatacattaataaatacacatatatgcatatattatttatagaaaaagatgcattaaattgagagTA
This portion of the Cyprinus carpio isolate SPL01 chromosome A15, ASM1834038v1, whole genome shotgun sequence genome encodes:
- the LOC109088451 gene encoding ARF GTPase-activating protein GIT1-like isoform X1 — protein: MSRKVQRNEVCADCSAPDPGWSSINRGVLICDECCSVHRSLGRHISIVKHLRHSGWPPSLLQMVQTLASNGANSIWEHSLLDPAQVQSGRRKPNPQDKVHPTKSEFIRAKYQMLAFVHKLPCRDDDGVTTKDLSKQLHSSVRTGSLETCLRLLSLGAQANFFHPEKGMTPLHVAAKAGQVLQAELLVVYGADPGAPDINGRTPIDYARQAGHVELAERLVECQYELTDRLAFYLCGRRPDHKNGHYIIPQMADRARPKCPTQSLDLSELAKAAKKKLQALNNRLFEELAMDVYDEVDRRENDAVWLTTQNHSTLVTERSAVPFLPVNPEYSATRNQGRQKLARFNAREFATLIIDILSDAKRRQHGKGLTSPTDPLDLSQADDDQHDYDSVASDEDTDSDLTAQNNNNTQRNNRAKSMDSSDLSDGPITLQEYLEVKKALASSEAKVQQLMKVNNNLSEELRRLQKEITRMQTENSALRGAQAGAGGALTGGGGPGLWHGGVRGTGGGRGVGGDSSLNTPSSAPLRRDRQAFSMYEPVGTTPKALTPALDPLTGRLQPLSPVRKGAPAGPTPYGGPHLSASTDGRYNPPKAGEKYGSGTDSDYDNSQTYDVSFGVGRSSEEDSRGDVDDTESEPDPTLPCTEDVILKTEQVTKNIQELLRAAQEFKHDSFVPCSEKIHLAVTEMASLFPRRPALDAVRSSLKLLAASASRLQVECRKAAPSDSSASTVDYQLLTQQVIQCAYDIAKAAKQLVTITTREKKQ
- the LOC109088451 gene encoding ARF GTPase-activating protein GIT1-like isoform X2, which translates into the protein MSRKVQRNEVCADCSAPDPGWSSINRGVLICDECCSVHRSLGRHISIVKHLRHSGWPPSLLQMVQTLASNGANSIWEHSLLDPAQVQSGRRKPNPQDKVHPTKSEFIRAKYQMLAFVHKLPCRDDDGVTTKDLSKQLHSSVRTGSLETCLRLLSLGAQANFFHPEKGMTPLHVAAKAGQVLQAELLVVYGADPGAPDINGRTPIDYARQAGHVELAERLVECQYELTDRLAFYLCGRRPDHKNGHYIIPQMADSLDLSELAKAAKKKLQALNNRLFEELAMDVYDEVDRRENDAVWLTTQNHSTLVTERSAVPFLPVNPEYSATRNQGRQKLARFNAREFATLIIDILSDAKRRQHGKGLTSPTDPLDLSQADDDQHDYDSVASDEDTDSDLTAQNNNNTQRNNRAKSMDSSDLSDGPITLQEYLEVKKALASSEAKVQQLMKVNNNLSEELRRLQKEITRMQTENSALRGAQAGAGGALTGGGGPGLWHGGVRGTGGGRGVGGDSSLNTPSSAPLRRDRQAFSMYEPVGTTPKALTPALDPLTGRLQPLSPVRKGAPAGPTPYGGPHLSASTDGRYNPPKAGEKYGSGTDSDYDNSQTYDVSFGVGRSSEEDSRGDVDDTESEPDPTLPCTEDVILKTEQVTKNIQELLRAAQEFKHDSFVPCSEKIHLAVTEMASLFPRRPALDAVRSSLKLLAASASRLQVECRKAAPSDSSASTVDYQLLTQQVIQCAYDIAKAAKQLVTITTREKKQ